Proteins encoded by one window of Cylindrospermum stagnale PCC 7417:
- a CDS encoding M28 family peptidase: MNLKERLQTHLSAIARERDPYMATAGHFFVQEYIRQQFVQWGSVEIHTFQVRGKTCKNLILNLPSQARGQKRDLPPILIGAHYDGVPGTPAADDNATGVAVLLEFARKFATVPARYPLRLVAFDMEEYGLLGSTDYVNLLRQQQQPLRLMMSLEMLGYCDSTPGSQSYPPFLERFYPNRGDFIALIGNWRTLGDLIGLSRSIRKAGVSSQWLPAPNKGLIVPQTRLSDHAPFWDAGYPAIMVTDTAFLRNPHYHQPSDTIATLNLDFLTGVCEGLEIGIRSL; the protein is encoded by the coding sequence TTGAATTTAAAAGAGCGATTACAAACTCATCTGAGTGCGATCGCGCGGGAACGCGATCCTTACATGGCGACAGCCGGACACTTTTTTGTCCAAGAATACATTCGCCAACAATTTGTCCAATGGGGAAGTGTGGAAATCCACACCTTTCAAGTTAGGGGCAAAACCTGCAAAAATCTCATTTTAAATTTACCTTCCCAAGCTAGAGGCCAAAAGCGGGATTTACCACCTATTTTAATTGGTGCTCACTATGATGGCGTACCTGGAACCCCAGCAGCTGATGATAATGCCACAGGTGTAGCAGTTTTGTTAGAATTTGCCAGAAAGTTTGCTACCGTTCCTGCTAGATATCCCTTACGACTGGTGGCTTTTGACATGGAAGAATACGGTTTACTTGGTAGTACTGATTATGTAAACCTATTGCGCCAACAACAGCAACCCCTACGCTTAATGATGTCTTTAGAAATGCTGGGCTATTGCGATTCTACTCCTGGTTCCCAAAGTTACCCACCTTTTTTAGAACGCTTTTACCCAAATCGTGGCGATTTTATCGCTTTAATTGGGAATTGGCGGACATTGGGTGATTTAATTGGCCTGAGTCGGAGTATTCGCAAAGCTGGTGTATCTAGTCAGTGGCTACCAGCACCCAATAAAGGTTTAATAGTTCCCCAAACCAGGCTAAGTGATCATGCTCCTTTTTGGGATGCGGGTTATCCAGCAATTATGGTGACAGATACAGCTTTCCTGCGAAATCCGCATTATCACCAACCCAGCGACACGATTGCTACATTAAATTTAGATTTTCTCACAGGTGTATGCGAGGGGTTAGAAATTGGCATTAGAAGTTTATGA
- the dnaK gene encoding molecular chaperone DnaK, which translates to MGKVVGIDLGTTNSVVAVMEGGKPVVIANAEGMRTTPSVVGFSKEGERVVGQMARRQTVLNPQNTFFSVKRFIGRKYGELSPDSKRVPYTIRKDEVGNIRVACPRLNKEFAPEEISAMVLKKLADDASRYLGVPVTGAVITVPAYFNDSQRQATRDAGRIAGLEVLRILNEPTAASLAYGLDRGDTETILVFDLGGGTFDVSILEVGDGVFEVKATSGDTQLGGNDFDKKIVDWLAEQFLEAEAVDLRRDRQALQRLMEAAEKAKIELSAVSVTDINLPFITATEDGPKHLETRLTRSQFEGLCGDLVGRLRTPVKRALKDAGLSPADIEEVVLVGGSTRMPMVKQLVRDLIGTEPNENVNPDEVVAVGAAIQAGILAGELKDVLLLDVTPLSLGLETIGGVMKKLIPRNTTIPVRRSDIFSTSENNQNTVEIHVVQGEREMAANNKSLGRFKLYGIPPAPRGIPQVQVSFDIDANGILQVTALDRTTGREQTITIQGASTLSESEVNRMIQDAQKFADVDRERKERVEKRTRAEAMILQAERQLREVALEMGMQFARNRRQRIDNICRELRESLQQNDDRGIDQAYADLQDALYELNREVREYYAEDEEEDLFGTIREIFTGDKERERDLPRDTYRERDAYSKDYGNKDYSRDSRSSSYDSRPARKPRPSYQDNWDDDDDWL; encoded by the coding sequence ATGGGCAAGGTAGTCGGCATCGACTTGGGTACAACCAACTCAGTAGTCGCCGTGATGGAGGGTGGCAAGCCGGTGGTGATCGCCAATGCCGAAGGAATGCGAACAACCCCCTCAGTCGTTGGCTTCAGCAAAGAAGGCGAAAGGGTAGTTGGGCAAATGGCACGACGGCAAACCGTCCTGAATCCTCAAAATACTTTTTTTTCAGTCAAACGCTTTATTGGGCGGAAGTATGGCGAACTTAGTCCAGATTCTAAGCGTGTACCCTACACTATCCGCAAAGACGAAGTGGGGAATATTCGAGTTGCCTGTCCCCGTCTCAATAAGGAATTCGCCCCAGAAGAAATTTCGGCTATGGTTCTCAAGAAATTGGCAGACGATGCCAGTCGTTACTTGGGTGTACCAGTGACGGGGGCAGTGATTACTGTTCCTGCTTATTTTAATGATTCTCAGCGGCAAGCAACGCGGGATGCGGGGCGAATTGCTGGGTTGGAGGTGTTGCGGATTCTGAATGAACCGACTGCGGCATCTTTGGCTTATGGTTTGGATCGGGGTGATACGGAAACGATTTTAGTATTTGATTTGGGCGGTGGCACTTTTGATGTGTCGATTCTGGAGGTGGGTGATGGGGTGTTTGAGGTTAAAGCCACCAGTGGAGATACGCAGCTTGGTGGTAATGATTTTGATAAAAAAATAGTGGATTGGTTGGCAGAGCAATTTCTAGAAGCGGAAGCTGTAGACTTAAGACGCGATCGCCAAGCTTTACAACGTCTAATGGAAGCGGCAGAAAAAGCCAAAATAGAACTTTCTGCTGTCAGCGTCACCGATATTAACTTACCTTTTATCACCGCCACTGAAGATGGCCCCAAGCATTTAGAAACTCGTTTGACGCGATCGCAGTTTGAGGGTTTGTGCGGTGACTTGGTAGGGCGGTTGCGGACTCCAGTCAAAAGGGCACTGAAAGATGCTGGTCTTTCACCCGCAGATATTGAAGAAGTTGTCCTAGTTGGTGGTTCCACCCGCATGCCAATGGTCAAGCAGCTAGTGCGAGACTTGATTGGCACAGAACCCAACGAAAACGTCAACCCCGATGAAGTGGTAGCCGTGGGTGCAGCGATTCAGGCAGGTATTCTCGCTGGTGAACTCAAGGATGTGCTGCTTTTGGATGTCACGCCCCTATCTTTGGGATTGGAAACCATCGGCGGCGTCATGAAAAAACTGATTCCTCGCAACACAACCATACCAGTACGCCGTTCTGATATTTTTTCTACGTCGGAAAATAACCAAAACACTGTGGAAATCCACGTAGTCCAGGGCGAACGGGAAATGGCAGCAAATAACAAGTCATTAGGACGTTTCAAGCTGTATGGTATTCCGCCAGCGCCACGGGGTATCCCCCAAGTCCAAGTATCATTTGATATCGATGCCAATGGAATTTTACAGGTTACAGCCCTAGATCGCACCACTGGACGAGAGCAAACCATCACAATTCAAGGCGCGTCTACCTTGAGTGAGTCGGAAGTGAATCGGATGATTCAGGATGCCCAGAAATTCGCCGACGTTGACCGGGAACGGAAAGAACGGGTAGAAAAGCGCACTCGTGCTGAGGCGATGATTTTACAAGCAGAACGACAACTCAGAGAAGTAGCGCTGGAAATGGGGATGCAGTTCGCCCGTAACCGCCGCCAAAGGATTGATAATATTTGCCGAGAACTGCGTGAGAGTTTACAGCAAAATGACGATCGCGGGATTGACCAAGCTTACGCTGACCTGCAAGATGCTCTGTATGAGCTAAACCGGGAAGTCCGCGAGTATTATGCTGAGGATGAAGAAGAAGATTTGTTTGGAACTATCCGGGAAATCTTTACTGGTGACAAAGAACGGGAACGGGATCTACCAAGAGATACATATCGAGAACGGGATGCCTACAGCAAGGATTATGGTAACAAGGACTATAGCAGGGACAGTCGTTCCTCCTCCTATGACAGCCGTCCTGCACGCAAACCCCGTCCCAGCTACCAAGATAACTGGGATGATGACGACGATTGGTTGTAG